The sequence below is a genomic window from Oscillospiraceae bacterium.
TTGTACCCCCGAAAAGTTGGAAAGGCCTCTATTCCGCGCGTCACGTTTTATAGACCCGTCAGTTTATATTGTAATCCTGTGGGGGGTCTGCTATAATGGCGGAAAAGAGGATTCTCTTCTACAGCAGTGTAATGGAGTGTGAGCGTATTGGTCAAGAAGCGCATTGTGGTCAAGGTGGGCACCTCCACCCTGACCCGTGACACCGGCAGCCTGAACCTGCATAATATGGATATTCTGGCCCGCACCCTGTCGGATCTGAAGGGCATGGGGCACGAAATCGTGCTGGTGTCCTCAGGGGCCATCGGCATCGGCACCACCAAGCTGCGCCTGGGGGCGCGGCCCACCGAGCTGCGGGTGAAGCAGGCCGCCGCCGCCGTGGGCCAGTGCATGATCATGCACATCTACGACAAGCTCTTCTCCGAGTACAACCGGGTGGTGGCCCAGATCCTGCTGACCGGGGAGGACGTGGATTCGCCCGTGCGCTCGGAGCACCTGCACAACACCTTTGAGGCCCTGCTGGAGCTGGGGGTAATCCCGGTGGTGAACGAGAACGACTCGGTCTCCTCCGCCGAGATCGAGACCGGCAAATGCAAGGTGCTGGGCGACAACGACACCCTCTCCGCCATGGTGGCCCGGCTGTGCGGGGCCGACCTGCTGGTGCTCTTCTCCGACATCGACGGACTCTACGACGCGGACCCCCACAAGAACCCGGACGCCAAGCTCATCCACACCGTGCGGGCCATTACCCCGGAGCTGCGGGCCATGGCCGGGGGCGCGGGCACCTGGCGGGGCACCGGCGGCATGGCCACCAAGCTCAGCGCCGCCGAGATCGCCATGGGGGCGGGCATCGACATGGTCATCGCCAACGGGGAGGCGATGTCCGCCCTCTACGACATCGTGGAGGGGAAGGACGTGGGGACCCGCTTTATCGGAAAGGGGAGGAATTGATATGACCGTATTGGAGACCCAGGGCATGGCCGCCAAAAACGCCGCCCGCAGGCTGGCCGTGGCGGCCTCGGCCCAAAAGGACGCCGCGCTGGAGGCCGTCGCCGCCGCCCTGGAGGCGCGTCGGGACGAGATCCTCTCCGCCAACGAGGCGGATATGGCCGCCGCCCGCGCCGCCGGGATGCGTCCGGCCCTCCAGGACCGGCTGGCCCTGGACGCAGACCGGGTGGCGGGCATCGTGGCCGGGGTGCGGCAGGTGATCGCCCTGCCCGACCCCATCGGCGCCGTCACCGGCATGTCCAAGCGGCCCAACGGCCTGACCATCGGCAAGCGCCGGGTGCCCCTGGGGGTCATCGGCATCATCTACGAGGCCCGGCCCAACGTGACGGTGGATGCCGCCGCCCTGTGCCTCAAGTCGGGCAACGCGGTCATCCTCCGGGGCGGCAAGGAGGCCTTCCGCAGCAGCAGGGCCATGGTGGCGATTATGCGGGACGCGCTGGAGGCCGCCGGGCTGCCCCGGGACTGCATCGCCCTGGTGGAGGACACCAGCCGGGAGAGCGCCAACGAGCTGATGAACCTGACCGGGTACCTGGACGTGCTCATTCCCCGGGGGGGCGCGGGGCTTATCCGCTCGGTGTGCCAAAACGCCCGGGTGCCCGTCATCCAGACCGGCGTGGGGGTGTGCCATGTGTACGTGGACGGGCAGGCCGACCTGGACATGGGCGCCCGAATCATCTTTAACGCCAAGTGCTCCCGCCCCTCGGTGTGCAACGCCGCCGAGTGCCTGCTGGTGGACCGGGCGGTGGCGGGGGACTTCCTGCCCATGGCCTG
It includes:
- the proB gene encoding glutamate 5-kinase; this encodes MVKKRIVVKVGTSTLTRDTGSLNLHNMDILARTLSDLKGMGHEIVLVSSGAIGIGTTKLRLGARPTELRVKQAAAAVGQCMIMHIYDKLFSEYNRVVAQILLTGEDVDSPVRSEHLHNTFEALLELGVIPVVNENDSVSSAEIETGKCKVLGDNDTLSAMVARLCGADLLVLFSDIDGLYDADPHKNPDAKLIHTVRAITPELRAMAGGAGTWRGTGGMATKLSAAEIAMGAGIDMVIANGEAMSALYDIVEGKDVGTRFIGKGRN
- the proA gene encoding gamma-glutamyl phosphate reductase, encoding MTVLETQGMAAKNAARRLAVAASAQKDAALEAVAAALEARRDEILSANEADMAAARAAGMRPALQDRLALDADRVAGIVAGVRQVIALPDPIGAVTGMSKRPNGLTIGKRRVPLGVIGIIYEARPNVTVDAAALCLKSGNAVILRGGKEAFRSSRAMVAIMRDALEAAGLPRDCIALVEDTSRESANELMNLTGYLDVLIPRGGAGLIRSVCQNARVPVIQTGVGVCHVYVDGQADLDMGARIIFNAKCSRPSVCNAAECLLVDRAVAGDFLPMAWELLKTKNVELRGCPEARAILGDWVTPAAEEDWDTEFGDYILAVKVVSGPGEAIEFINAHGTGHSEAIVTDNYFTAQRFLDEVDAAAVYVNASTRFTDGGEFGQGCEIGISTQKMHARGPMGLEELTSSKYIVYGTGQTR